One Nicotiana tabacum cultivar K326 chromosome 23, ASM71507v2, whole genome shotgun sequence genomic window, atccacctaggggcgatactatacttccataaccgtattttatagcatcccaatatgactCACCTTACATGTGTATTTTAATCCCGCACAATTCATGacatcctcttcaagtcattactcaatcgaaggcccaaacgtcatcctttatctatcacaatcacaccctcattATACTATCAGGGCGGCATTCCATCTCtagatgctattagtcttagactcttttgagttcattcaggctatactgagctttacataacttagagaaaccatcagctctcttatttttatgagcttaatctcgaggacttatccattctcgtcaccttcttacttgtcctttctcatccttactcctgtcataaaacttcgtcgctttactatactttagcctGCGACCTctacgtatctatttatactattcgcaaccttctttcaacttgcttgcatcatagattttcttatgttattccggaacatcaagtgagacatcacattgtctcaaactcttctttactcttttagctagacctctcgatatttaaaaaccataggttggaagatatgccactgacgacgccgctatcattcctggatactgaatcctagTGCTTTTAGCCTTCTATTCGAAGCATGGACTATTCTCAACCTTCTGcttttgagtatcttgtacgttgttcacctttaccttacttgcctTAAAAATCTTACATTACATCTTCTacctctttcatgacctcccttccacataggtatgattcacatccacaacttgaagctctattataatactcgcacctccttacacaatccggtgagagcttcatactgacttctcaTGAGGTTGATacccttctaactggctttatcatggggtcattatagaatatggttgttgtactctcttgtacctctaatattaagagcgattctgcaatgttcttaatacgatttctataattgtctggggccaataatcagactcatgattcacttggttgatgtaactctttagtttcctcttccttctgatcaacctttatgtaggcttaagctatcttccgatctgcggctcatggaatttagttattactttagcctttcatggatgctatggaaaaccatgatacaatcttgtaatgattcaatcctttgtctatgacctggacccaattccttttttttaaCTCATACCGGAGTCTTTTACGgctgatcattaatcgaataattcctttcgttctatTTGAACTTTCTTCAAATGTAAGCAATTGCctttcctggtctttttgcctccttgttgcgtgcatacttagcttatctgagcttaggttgaagccttcttccttacttcctcaactagtctttcattgtagtatttagggaggatcctctgactcttgtaaagctgtgagttTATTGCATTGCATACTCGacagaccttttgatgtcctttcttgcctataattatccgtagttacttacttcTACCCCCTTGTGCTTTGGTTGCTTCGAAACTTGATATTTTGACTGACTTCCCAGTAGCACTCTCTTTTAtctccgtaacactcatatggtacctttaactaccccaactcctatctaaatatttttcaatgatcacgatgtcataactgcgaggctgaattcactatattgggttttactatgtttattttACACGATTtgctgactcgtctgtaacctcctgtttagccataactagtagccataactaggctcttcctgatcaattactaactactcgttggcccattctcatctcaatattccgcgtaatctttctcgggttatttcctttgtcttaacttacgtctcgcactggctccttatttattaataacagctcgggcaggaacccttacttcctctccttgacgtcgtgcttgcacaatattctggaatcgtagcatatctgcaGGATATGGGTAAATGCcatctcattcctttttcatttttatcgcattcttcctttaccattccatagtcactagaaccacttaattccgacttaatgccacatcactccatattatTCCCtcatttaggggagtactaagagctgaagccacgaggatctacctgtagatgttttacctcttcatctttggcatcttctcatatcatcgatgacccttactcgccttgcagtaatccttctgtatcaaagataataaaattccttactcacgagggtgacacttagcataactggcacatacagtcccttaagcttaactttgcttacattgcttgctttagcgaaacgtcttcctgaatgaccattctctgaatttctcatgaatcttcttctgttgtccattctattatcgccggaacgcaatctgaaatcctcatgatgccgaccattatcaattcactcagtccctaattcatgtttagtttatcttgttcgccagcccatactgatttctattattctggggtctaacttttccttctggtagtcgcgttagagtcacgaacttatttctcgaaatgaggatatggctttatggcctatactcttttgttgtctcaaggcctgtcacctcttgtcttttctttcacttgacaatagactctgtaatactgtcatattttttatctaccgttgtcatccatgtaccacATTTTACTCATACTGCtttattaactctcttcttatttttctgctaacatttctgtctatcactttattctaaaaactcgaacaaaacagtcttttgcttttagcccctcttgctccatccattggctcctcgaattgcctaacattctctttctACCAGGGAtgagagccatactaaggtaatatttatctcttccaggcttccagtgcttatctttgtagtactcatatctagctgtactattttagggtgcaccattGAGGTGactcacaaggagatccattaccacgtttgcTCTATCCTTCGGAAACGTCAACTAACTCTaccaatccatccactattttgggttactttatCCCCAGCCAGATCCTGATAACTCGTCCATCTCTTAAACTatgtctgttagctcccatagggcataactgagatcggtgtggccgattgtacatacatctgtcagtgtcgaaggtaactcaaaatgcttatatctcccttcctgaatggtaaataataataatctttattaactggatacctcgtaccctttttcatcatgcttcttttacttctttaaacttgtatctaccttccgattctgttattcctttttaccgtaaaagtggataagtattcttgcCTTAAAACACCTTGTCAAGAaccttacaccttttagtacacgcATGGTCTGCTGAAgatctcacatttactcatcacaAGCATaatgcaaaaatcgagttcctctgacttaaCACTTCCACGACTATATCTCCTACCGACcatctttctgaatgtaggcatcgttgtattacgaataagatagagtttaggaaattgagttcttacaactgagctctaccacacgatctagagtaagaagaaagagtgacagtcctaaatgccctgtagcctcctgcttataagtgtggtgcacaacacacccataaacaagactctactagacacggcttgtagactccctaggacagaactgctctaataccacttttgtcacgacctaaaccgatgggccgcgatgggcaaccggtaccttactcaaccgagtaccaacgtaacgtatctttcttattacttcatcatatacacgtgacatccgggcctaataggctaacatgatcatttataaactcaaaacataggccgacaaggccgtacaatctttcacgcaCACGACATATGcctacaagcctttaagagtacataattgtcataaaggtcgggacagagccctgccataccaaaccatacacatctaaatcatactgaccaaacaagcaacaccggagcaaatggagtgcaccaatatcttctgctgagctgatcgcctacttggaggactctcgacctgtctatcgagacctgtgggcatgaaacgcagcgtccccaggcaaaagggacgtcagtacaaataatgtaccgagtatgtaaggaatgaaaatcagtaaataatagacatgagagaaacatggagtaaaagactcgacatgtacgtctgcatagctctgtgaatcatttcatttttataatgtcatgcatatgcgtataaatgtcataccatgcattggtatatgcgttcataacatcatcaagcctctgagggcatcccatcatatcatttcggccactacgtataccagctgatcaacgtataccagctgatcaggtggtggtgtgtatataacgccataaccttttcccatttacatataatatatgcgtatataacggcatctggtcatgggtcaatgtacatgtatagatgcatgaaatgcataagaaatacgttaataagattttctcagaatgtcataaaaataatatgcctgtcggataaattttatcaaatccgtatttttctgagacccatgaacagaagatataataataattcacatggggaatcaagaatatagacatccctaatttttctatgaatagagtcatttatggaaattgtgcatttgctcgtttcgttcgtgttgtatagatcatgccaaaagaaagaagggataaccttaacatacctggagtatggaaaaatccgtatgatattcttggaaaaagttgcaccgtactctcttagaatcacaaaatctcgcGTTGCTAATATGCTAAGAAATTTCGTCGGAATTGTTTTGTTGCAAGAATTTTGTTGAAAGCTTGTCGGATGGAGTTCTAGCGTCTGGTTTGGAAATGTCTTGAGTTTGAATTAGAAGGAAATCAAACTTGGAATGTCTTATGAGACCAACTTGTAAGAATTTCTAACGTTTTTGATTATAGTACTTTTGTATACAAATTCTAAGGAATTAAGTGTCTTTTAACTATCAattaggttgccacctaatcAAAAGTGGGTAAGAGTCACTTATTTGgaaagtggcttgctgccacgttccTTTTCCTTGCTTATCTTTAAAGACTTAGTTAATTAGTATTAtcttatttaactaattaatcctccattaactaataattaaccaattatacacataattaagaattatctcaaatcacttaaatactactcattttaagcacaccttatacacctcactatcatggtcatgtggtaccttttatggcactagtccataaataacggacatattatagctcggactgtattttattccaaaatgtcaaacttcgacgaaattcatttttttcgatttgcttaccctctcaccttcaccaatttactcatcacttgtttgaaatagcataatatttgtaacctcaaaataatcttattcccgagcttgcgtcgattaacttacgacgaaattttaatgtccgaaaatgtgggatgtaacatccCATTCCCGAGCATTCATTAAttcacttatggcatactttcatgtacgaaaatatgggttgtaacatgaAGATGTCGAAACATCAAATGGCTTGATTCATACTCAAATTACTACCTCCATTCTAGATTGATTCTGAACTTTTCCTTTATGGGATGTCATAGAAAATCCCCTTTATAATAATAGATTTTCTCTCCATATTTTACCCTTTTGCAAGATGTTTATCTCAAATATGAATAAATAAGGGTAGATCTGTTTCtcaaaaagtaaataaataagggTAGATCTATCTAATCTAGCGTCGGAATGAGGGTATACAACATTCTTTCCCTGTGCGCATAGTCAAAGGAGAAAGTTGGTTTGGGATGGACGGGGTGATTTTGCCTTTATGGCCCTGCATCTACCAAGTGAGAAGAGAGAGGCAAGTTCTCTTTAAGGATTTGAAGATGTCATGCCTGCAAGCGCCTAAATTAGCATGATATTGTTAATAGAATGGGTGGTGTACCAGTCCTCTTTCAGCAACAAGTTTCCTTGATCTTTCACCCGATAAACAAAATAGATGCACGCAGGAAAAAAGAATGGAGGAGCTGAAATTAGCTTTAACTCTGcattcttttcttatcttttccAAATTATGAAGCTTAATGCTATTGTTTTGGGCAAGACTTCTCAGGACTACTCGCTCTAATCCTGCCCGACACTTCTCTTGCTTGAAAGTTGACTACTGGTGACATTTATTTGCTACCTAATGCAGGGAAAATGTTGCTCATCGACGATCAGTGGCTGCGAGTTTGGTTCAGGGTGTCTACATCCTAGAGCGAGACCGGCAAGAAAAGCGGCAGGAAGCTCAAGCTTTTGCTCCTCCGTGGTGGAAATATTTCCAATTTCAGTTATATCGCGTGCTTGTTGATGATGTTGATTCCTGCATTTTTGGTGCTATATATAAATTCGCACCCTCAAAATCTTATGATGATGGTTCCAAAGATAAAAGCCCGCAGTTTGTTATTGCTTTCCGTGGGACCTTAACCAAAGGTGAAGCATTTACACGAGATTTAGAATTGGATGTCCACATAATCAGAAATGGACTTCATCAGACATCTCGCTTTGAAACAGCCATTCAAGCTGTTCGACATGTGGTTGCCACATTTGGAAGCTCAAATATCTGGCTAACCGGTCATTCATTAGGAGCTGCAATGGCAATGCTTGCTGGAAAAACGATGGCAAAGACCGGTGTATTTGTAGATGCATTTTTGTTTAATCCACCATTCTTGGCGGCTCCAATAGAAAGAATTAAACACGAAAAAGTGAAACACGGGATCAGATTTGCAACCAGTGTTATAACAGCCGGACTTGCTTTTGCTGCAAAGACTAAAAATGTGAATACTCGATCTGGAGATACATTCGTTGCATTATCTGCATggacaccatgcctatatgtgAACCCGTCTGATCCTATCTGCGCAGAATACATTGGCTACTTTCAACACAGGGAAAGGATGGATACGATGGGAGCAGGAATTATTGAGAAGGTAGCAACCCAACACTCGATTGGTGGTCTTGTCATGAATTTCATGGGGAAGGAATGTGATGAGCCGCTGCACCTTATTCCATCAGCCAATTTAACTGTTAATGTGACTCCTTCGTCGGACTTCAAAGAAGCTCATGGAATTCACCAATGGTGGAAACCTGATCTAGTTGTTGAGTCCAAGAAACACCAGTTCACATAATAAATGGTTCAAAACAAAAACCACTACTGCACTTGACAGATGATATGTTTGTCTAATTTGTTCCTCTCCTAGGGTATATTTATAGTTGCGCCATAGCTTCTCCTGTACTGGTGCGAACGTTGTTTTAGAGATGCATTGTTACCTTCAATTTCTGTTTTGTTCATTCATGTTTCTATATTTTGGTGAATCCATCTACCTGTAATGCATAATATCACATTTAGAGAGAATTTATGTGAGCTAATTTTGAGTTATTTGTTTTTCACCTTCCACAATCTTGTATGTTCAAGCGAATTCTCATGAGATTCGTAATGAGGAATTGACTCGGAAAATTCCTAACACAGTTTGAAATATATTACTTATTAGACCTTTTGGAAAAAAACAACTCCAGTAAAACTAATACTCCTCCgtttcaaattcaaattaaatgatctactttttttttttttagtgtgtttcaaaataaatgatacatttttaaatttaaaaatagttcaactttaaattctttattttatccattttatacttaatgagaaacttttataatcataaaaatagCATGGTCCATAaaacttttaccccttaaacttttaagatcacaaattttaaattttttttttttaaatttcgtgcCGAATCAAACGGGAGTTTAACTAAGTATAAATAATCATTCTCAGCCTTATATCGACTGTCTCAGTTATATTTTACTCAAATATAACTGAGTAAAATATAGAGTGCACATGAAAAAGGAGTTCCTTACAAACACCAATCCCAAGGAACCTAACCCCACatggaaaatgaaatgaaatgaaagtGTTGCAGAAAGGACTTCGCCAATAATGTCACTTTGTTTGAAGACGCGCCCCATTTTTCCTGTGCGGCTTGTACCCGCTAGCCACTTTCCACTACTCGGTCTCTGTGCCCACTTATCAAATCACTCACCATTTATTTTTAGAgattagagcccgtttggacataattttgttttttttaactataaattttttaattttgacttgaatataaattttgaaatttttgaaaaattttaaaaaaatctaaaaaattatttttcaaaattaactcaaatcactcacaaaacttcaaaaacaatccaaaataatattcatgtccaaacacaactctaattttcaaatattattttcacttaaatttttttttactttttttttttaaaattttataattcttatgttCAAATGCCCACTAAGTAGTCTAATTAAGTTGGATTTGAGTCAAATAAGTCTTccttttgaaatatttcattgtcTCGAGATTTGAATTCGAAAACTTTGATTAATTAAGAAGAAATATGAACCTTCTGACTACTCATATCAACACTAACGTATCCGTTTGGCCATTGGGCCAAATTATGACTATTTGAAACTTTTTAAGGACTTTTTAACATGTTAAAActtgcctcaaaattcatgtCTAAATATATTTTCAGTTTTGCATTAAATTtgctttttcaaaaaatatttggtAATCTATATCCAAACCTtgctttttcaaaaaatatttggtAATCTTTGACGagaggggttgctttgatggtaagcaacctccacttccaactaagaggttgtgagttcgagtcaccccaagagcaatgtGAAAAATTTTTGGAGGAAAGGATGCCGATGGTCGATTGGAAACAGTCACTCTACCTCATGAtaagggtaaggtttgcgtacacactactctccccagaccccattagtggtatgggtaagatttgcgtacacactaccctctctagatcccattagtgggattatactgggttgttgttgttgtatgtccAATCCGGATTAATCGGCTTCTCCCAAATT contains:
- the LOC107827455 gene encoding GDSL esterase/lipase At4g10955, translating into MATGNGILTTTKGQEEQNILISEREIFDLCGPLHLTAIDWENVAHRRSVAASLVQGVYILERDRQEKRQEAQAFAPPWWKYFQFQLYRVLVDDVDSCIFGAIYKFAPSKSYDDGSKDKSPQFVIAFRGTLTKGEAFTRDLELDVHIIRNGLHQTSRFETAIQAVRHVVATFGSSNIWLTGHSLGAAMAMLAGKTMAKTGVFVDAFLFNPPFLAAPIERIKHEKVKHGIRFATSVITAGLAFAAKTKNVNTRSGDTFVALSAWTPCLYVNPSDPICAEYIGYFQHRERMDTMGAGIIEKVATQHSIGGLVMNFMGKECDEPLHLIPSANLTVNVTPSSDFKEAHGIHQWWKPDLVVESKKHQFT